The following proteins are co-located in the Tolypothrix sp. NIES-4075 genome:
- a CDS encoding WD40 repeat domain-containing protein, which yields LGHSGAVIGVSFSPDGQTMATSGGDSWVKLWRVSDGYMIKTLLGHDHEVNNVSFSPKGDILASASADATIKLWRVKDGKLIRTLKGHNGEVFRVAFSPNGDILASAGRDNTVKIWRVSDGKLLRTLTGHTNAVGGISFNPKGDILASASSDKTIKLWRVRDGKLLQTLQGHTEAVWAVTFSPDGNMIASASDDSTVKLWSLNGIEMKTFSGHSEAVSDVSFSPDGKMIASSSRDGTVKVWRVDSKELQTTDLDHLLIRSCRWLHDYLKNNPKLSNQC from the coding sequence TTAGGGCACAGTGGTGCTGTCATTGGTGTCAGCTTCAGTCCTGATGGACAAACTATGGCTACCTCTGGCGGGGATAGCTGGGTGAAACTGTGGCGAGTGAGTGACGGCTATATGATCAAAACGCTGCTAGGACATGACCATGAAGTTAATAATGTCAGTTTCAGTCCAAAAGGAGATATTCTCGCCTCAGCGAGTGCGGATGCAACTATTAAACTCTGGCGGGTAAAAGATGGCAAACTTATTAGAACTTTAAAAGGACATAACGGTGAAGTTTTTCGCGTGGCATTTAGCCCTAATGGTGATATTCTCGCTTCTGCTGGCAGAGATAACACAGTGAAAATCTGGCGAGTCAGCGATGGTAAGTTACTGCGAACCCTCACTGGACATACTAATGCTGTAGGTGGTATAAGTTTTAACCCTAAAGGTGATATCCTCGCTTCTGCTAGTTCTGATAAAACTATTAAACTTTGGCGGGTGAGGGATGGTAAATTACTACAAACTCTGCAAGGACACACTGAGGCAGTTTGGGCTGTAACTTTTAGCCCTGATGGTAACATGATTGCTTCTGCCAGTGACGACAGTACAGTGAAATTATGGAGTCTTAATGGTATAGAAATGAAGACGTTTTCCGGACATAGCGAAGCTGTCAGCGATGTCAGTTTCAGCCCTGACGGTAAAATGATTGCCTCTTCCAGTAGAGATGGTACGGTTAAAGTTTGGCGTGTTGATAGCAAAGAACTGCAAACTACAGATTTAGATCATCT